The segment ATCTGGCCCGTTTTGGCGGCGCGAACGGTTTTTGGTCGCACACCAAAAGGAACAGCGACGGCGGCGACATCGTCATCACCAATTCCACCGGCACCAGATTGCCGGTCGAAGTCGTTTCGCTTTCCACTTCCACTCGGGCCGGCGAAGTCTGGTTCCGCGCCGATGCCATTTCTTCGACTTCTCCCATAACTTTTTACATGTATTATGGTTCTTCCACCGCCTCCCAGCCCGCCTCTTCCACCACCTACGGCGCCCGCAGCGTCTGGTCCAATAGCTATCTGGCCGTCTATCACTTGGCCACTGATAATTTCAAAGATTCGACCGGCAATTATAACGGTACTAACGTCGGCACTACCAACACCACCGGAAAATTGGGCGTTGCTAAAAATTTCAGCGGCACGGCCCAGGCGATCAGCTTGGCCGATATTGATGTGACGACTGGAGCGACTTATTCGGCTTGGGTGAATCATGGCACCTTGGTTAACTATGCTAAGATCATCGCCAAAACGCAAACTACTGCCGTCGCGCCTTACACGATCTTCAACTTAGGCGTTGACGCTTCGGCCAATAAATTGGGGCACGCGGAAATGGCCTCGGCCGGAACAGCCTATCATGCTTATACTACTACCGTCCTGCCTACGACTTTTTCTTACGTGGCCGGAACTTTTGATGGCCAGAATTTGCGCGCTTATTATAACGGCGCTGTTCAGGGAACCACCCCTCGCGTTGGCACGATCGATACCAATAACGACCCGACCCAGATCGGCCGCTCCTATTTCGGCGGCGCCACCACCGAATATTGGACCGGCGTCATTGATGAAGCCCGCATCGCTTCGGTCGCCCGTTCCGGCAAATGGCTCTTGACGGAATATAATAACCAAAACTCTCCCGGCACTTTTTTTGGCACCACCACTGAACAAACTTTCGCCTCGCCCCATAAGTTCGTCAAAATAACGGGCGTTCCCGACAATGGCTACAAGTGGCAAGTTTTGGGCTGTGATTGGGAAGGCTGTTCTACCAATTGGACCGCGTTCAACGGTACGACGCCGAACTTTACCGTGGATACGACTAAGCCGACCAACCCGGCCACTTTAACTTTGAGCAAAAAAAACGACAGCTCGATCACGCTTAATTTAGGAGCAACCTCGACCGATACCAATTTTTATCAGTATAAGATATATTACAAAGCCGGTTCCTCCGGTGTGGCGGAAACCGATACGGCCTTTGGCTCTTCCACCAGCCCCGGCGACGCGACTTTTACCAATTCAAATTTTTCCCGCCATACCACGACGACCATCACCGGCCTGGCCGCCAATACCGCTTATGTTTTTAGAATTTGGGCCTATGATAAAGCCGGCAATAAAGCTTCGAGCAGCGGCGAATACTCCACCGCGACGAAAAATTTTCCCGCCATTGCTTCCGGCTTGAATCAATATAAAGCCGACGGCACGACCGTGATCACCAATGATACCTGGGTGATGCAAGATGAAATTTATCT is part of the Patescibacteria group bacterium genome and harbors:
- a CDS encoding DUF2341 domain-containing protein, whose product is MFSKIIKNKYTKYVLAGAIAALLVFVYANYVTEAARPSTATAGNLSQYNNSTSTPAGNGAFYNNSTINFKATTTDPDKNSLAMYFNLASTSGTLLSATTTPANPCQTYTAYASCASKVWMNSTASTSTWYRPDFPYRAKFIVQTAGVGGSLTNFPIYLDLARFGGANGFWSHTKRNSDGGDIVITNSTGTRLPVEVVSLSTSTRAGEVWFRADAISSTSPITFYMYYGSSTASQPASSTTYGARSVWSNSYLAVYHLATDNFKDSTGNYNGTNVGTTNTTGKLGVAKNFSGTAQAISLADIDVTTGATYSAWVNHGTLVNYAKIIAKTQTTAVAPYTIFNLGVDASANKLGHAEMASAGTAYHAYTTTVLPTTFSYVAGTFDGQNLRAYYNGAVQGTTPRVGTIDTNNDPTQIGRSYFGGATTEYWTGVIDEARIASVARSGKWLLTEYNNQNSPGTFFGTTTEQTFASPHKFVKITGVPDNGYKWQVLGCDWEGCSTNWTAFNGTTPNFTVDTTKPTNPATLTLSKKNDSSITLNLGATSTDTNFYQYKIYYKAGSSGVAETDTAFGSSTSPGDATFTNSNFSRHTTTTITGLAANTAYVFRIWAYDKAGNKASSSGEYSTATKNFPAIASGLNQYKADGTTVITNDTWVMQDEIYLTATSTDPDSDAITLYYQLATTSGTYLTATTTPAGACSSGTTYAACPARVWQTLSQTKKVDLKTVADGQYKWQVLACDADGCARNWKTFNDTVPNIKIDTLAPSAPNPLTRLASTTVSIKLGFPAAVTEGNFYQYKIFYRLGSTTPIHETDSLWGSSSDANLSSRTFNGKSSTTV